From a single Thermococcus sp. LS1 genomic region:
- a CDS encoding tyrosine--tRNA ligase, which translates to MDIERKIELISKKPTEELLTEENLRHLLEVGVPMQHYIGFEISGYIHLGTGLMAGAKIADLQKAGIKTRIFLADWHSWINDKLGGDLEVIQKVALTYFKEGMKQSIKVMGGDPDKVEFVLASEILEKGDYWQTVIDISKNVTLARMMRSITIMGRQMGEAIDFAKLIYPAMQVADIFYQGVTIAHAGMDQRKAHVIAIEVAQKLKYHPLLHNGEKLKPVALHHHLLLGLQEPPVWPIESEEQYKELKTQMKMSKSKPYSAVFIHDTPEEIKQKLRKAFCPAREVKYNPVLDWAEYIIFREEPTEFTIHRPAKFGGDVTYMTFEELKRDFAEGKLHPLDLKNAVAEYLIELLKPVRDYFEKHPEPLELMREIKITR; encoded by the coding sequence ATGGACATAGAGAGGAAAATAGAGCTGATAAGTAAAAAGCCCACAGAGGAACTTTTGACTGAGGAGAACCTCAGGCACCTCCTCGAGGTAGGTGTCCCGATGCAGCACTACATCGGCTTTGAAATAAGCGGTTACATTCACCTTGGAACCGGACTCATGGCCGGAGCGAAGATAGCCGACCTCCAGAAGGCGGGAATAAAGACGAGGATTTTCCTTGCTGACTGGCACAGCTGGATCAACGACAAGCTCGGCGGCGATTTGGAGGTCATCCAGAAAGTTGCTCTGACGTACTTCAAGGAGGGTATGAAGCAGAGCATAAAGGTCATGGGCGGCGACCCGGATAAGGTCGAATTCGTGCTGGCGAGTGAAATCCTCGAGAAGGGCGACTACTGGCAGACAGTCATAGACATCTCCAAGAACGTTACCCTAGCGAGAATGATGCGCTCCATAACCATTATGGGTCGCCAGATGGGAGAGGCCATAGACTTTGCCAAGCTCATCTACCCTGCTATGCAGGTGGCTGACATCTTCTACCAGGGCGTCACCATAGCACACGCCGGAATGGATCAGAGGAAGGCTCATGTCATAGCTATCGAAGTCGCTCAGAAGCTCAAGTACCACCCGCTCCTTCACAACGGCGAGAAGCTCAAGCCCGTCGCTTTACACCACCACCTCCTGCTCGGCCTTCAGGAGCCGCCGGTGTGGCCGATAGAGAGCGAGGAGCAGTACAAGGAGCTCAAGACCCAGATGAAGATGAGCAAGAGCAAGCCTTATTCGGCCGTCTTCATCCACGACACTCCCGAGGAGATCAAGCAGAAGCTCAGGAAGGCCTTCTGCCCGGCCAGGGAGGTTAAGTACAACCCCGTTCTTGACTGGGCTGAGTACATCATCTTCCGCGAGGAGCCGACGGAGTTCACAATCCACAGGCCGGCCAAGTTCGGCGGCGACGTTACCTACATGACCTTTGAGGAGCTCAAGCGGGACTTCGCTGAAGGAAAGCTTCATCCGCTCGACCTCAAGAACGCGGTGGCTGAGTACCTAATTGAGCTGCTCAAGCCGGTCAGAGACTACTTCGAGAAGCATCCAGAGCCTCTCGAACTCATGAGGGAGATAAAGATTACCCGCTGA
- a CDS encoding Lrp/AsnC family transcriptional regulator, with amino-acid sequence MPGIDEKDKEILRILRKEGRITLTELGRRVKLSPASVKNRVEKLEKLGAIKGYSAIIDPAFLDEFVQVLFELKLSIDDQNVDVILRRIAKLENVQALYRRSGEKQILIRASFHDTDEVKEFAGMLKKHFGKNLERVEVTLIIDTFKECWVTDE; translated from the coding sequence ATGCCGGGGATAGACGAGAAGGACAAAGAGATCCTCAGAATTCTGAGGAAGGAGGGCAGGATAACTCTCACTGAACTTGGGAGAAGGGTTAAACTATCCCCTGCGAGCGTGAAGAACCGGGTGGAAAAATTAGAAAAGCTCGGCGCGATTAAGGGGTATTCCGCCATAATTGACCCTGCCTTCCTCGATGAGTTCGTTCAGGTTCTTTTTGAACTCAAACTTTCGATAGATGACCAGAACGTTGATGTGATCCTCAGGAGAATAGCAAAGCTTGAGAACGTCCAAGCCCTATACCGCAGGAGTGGCGAGAAGCAAATACTCATAAGGGCGAGCTTTCACGATACCGATGAGGTTAAGGAGTTTGCCGGAATGCTGAAAAAGCACTTTGGGAAGAACCTTGAACGAGTGGAGGTAACGCTCATCATCGACACCTTCAAGGAGTGCTGGGTGACCGATGAGTAG
- a CDS encoding ABC transporter substrate-binding protein, protein MKKLASIGLILLLALSIVASGCISSNGGETGTTGEGITLVIITRHDATIQYMVKQAFLQSDIAKEYHITDLKFIKVPESLWPSYIQKGADVGWGGGPTLFDDLYKANYLAPITDEKILNLLGNPIPTELAGMPMIRKDDNGNVYWIAAALSSFGFTVNKKQLEKWNLKMPEKWEDVASEDWALNPPQYGIADPTRSTSNTRIYQIILQAFGWDEGWRIMTLIAANSKVYMASDAVRDAVINGEIAAGNTIDFYGYTAMQQNPDCVYIVPKGESIINGDPIALLKNAQHPEAAQAFIYWVLTEGQAIWMSPDINRLPINPQIFDMKVTDVYAKIIFKGQNAGKTYGEARPALKKAYEDAIHAEGIPFDDKRALETISALQYYFKATLVDPNQQLHNAWVAIVTAYKNGKITEEQFKQLKDELTAPIQFKDPETGKIVTFTEEYAKSINDRIVKDRNFQDQLVQEWRQAAMDKYNKVLQDLQKITG, encoded by the coding sequence ATGAAGAAGCTGGCGTCAATAGGCCTTATCCTGCTTCTTGCCCTTAGTATCGTAGCCAGCGGATGCATCAGCAGCAATGGTGGGGAAACAGGAACCACCGGCGAGGGTATAACCCTTGTTATCATCACGAGGCACGATGCGACGATCCAATACATGGTGAAGCAGGCGTTCCTCCAGAGCGATATAGCCAAGGAGTACCACATCACTGACCTCAAGTTCATCAAGGTGCCCGAGAGCCTCTGGCCAAGCTACATCCAGAAAGGCGCAGATGTCGGATGGGGCGGAGGACCAACGCTCTTCGATGACCTCTATAAGGCCAACTATCTCGCTCCGATAACTGACGAGAAGATCCTTAACCTCCTTGGAAACCCAATACCAACTGAACTGGCAGGAATGCCTATGATCAGAAAGGACGACAACGGCAACGTCTACTGGATAGCCGCGGCCCTCTCGTCCTTTGGTTTCACTGTCAACAAGAAGCAGCTCGAGAAGTGGAACCTCAAAATGCCCGAGAAGTGGGAGGATGTCGCCAGTGAGGACTGGGCTCTCAACCCGCCGCAGTACGGCATAGCCGACCCGACGAGGAGCACCTCCAACACGAGGATATACCAGATCATCCTCCAGGCCTTCGGCTGGGACGAGGGCTGGCGCATCATGACCCTCATAGCGGCCAACTCCAAGGTCTACATGGCCAGTGACGCCGTTAGGGACGCAGTCATTAACGGCGAGATAGCAGCCGGAAACACCATCGACTTCTACGGTTACACCGCCATGCAGCAGAACCCCGACTGTGTCTACATCGTCCCGAAGGGAGAGAGCATCATCAACGGCGACCCAATAGCACTCCTCAAGAACGCCCAGCACCCCGAGGCGGCTCAGGCCTTCATCTACTGGGTCCTCACCGAAGGTCAGGCCATCTGGATGAGTCCAGACATCAACAGGCTTCCAATCAACCCGCAGATCTTTGATATGAAGGTAACCGACGTTTACGCCAAGATCATATTCAAGGGCCAGAACGCTGGCAAGACCTACGGTGAGGCTAGACCTGCCCTCAAGAAGGCCTATGAGGATGCCATTCATGCTGAGGGAATACCCTTCGACGACAAGAGGGCCCTTGAAACCATAAGCGCTCTCCAGTACTACTTCAAGGCCACCCTTGTTGACCCGAACCAGCAACTCCACAATGCGTGGGTTGCCATAGTCACCGCCTACAAGAACGGAAAGATAACCGAGGAGCAGTTCAAGCAGCTCAAGGATGAACTCACTGCACCGATACAGTTCAAAGACCCAGAGACAGGCAAGATAGTTACCTTCACCGAGGAGTACGCTAAAAGCATAAACGACAGGATAGTCAAAGACAGAAACTTCCAGGACCAGCTCGTACAGGAGTGGCGCCAGGCCGCCATGGACAAGTACAACAAGGTGCTCCAGGATCTCCAGAAGATTACCGGCTGA
- a CDS encoding ABC transporter ATP-binding protein, translating to MVDVKLENIVKTFGETVALKGINLHIKAGELFTLLGPSGCGKSTTLRIIAGLDFPDSGTIYFGDEEVTYLPSSKRGAVLVFQNYALWPHMTVFDNVAYGLKLKKLPKEEIRKRVEWALELVKLKGYEDRYPTQLSGGQQQRVAIARALVVEPKVLLLDEPLSNLDAKLRLEMRSEIRRIQRELGITVIYVTHDQEEAMAISDRIAVMNVGTVEQVGTPKEIYESPRTEFVASFMGKTNVIPAKVVERNGDRVTVEFEGIRLDGLYYTEKSDKVVIVIRPERIKLKPIENAVSFTGTVDLIEYYGFFVEVVGLFGETRIISRTISDKEVAHLRPLQEVTFYVDRDDIIVLPKQQL from the coding sequence ATGGTTGATGTTAAGCTAGAGAACATTGTTAAAACCTTCGGAGAAACCGTGGCTCTCAAGGGAATAAACCTCCACATCAAGGCAGGGGAGCTCTTTACCCTGCTTGGACCGAGCGGCTGTGGAAAGTCCACAACGCTGAGAATAATAGCCGGTCTGGACTTTCCGGACAGCGGAACGATATATTTCGGCGATGAGGAGGTCACATACCTCCCGTCCAGCAAGAGGGGGGCCGTGCTGGTCTTCCAGAACTACGCCCTCTGGCCACACATGACCGTCTTCGACAACGTTGCCTACGGACTGAAGCTCAAGAAGCTCCCCAAGGAGGAGATACGGAAGAGGGTTGAGTGGGCACTGGAACTCGTCAAGCTGAAGGGCTACGAGGACCGCTACCCGACCCAGCTTTCGGGCGGCCAGCAGCAGCGTGTCGCAATCGCTAGGGCCTTGGTAGTCGAGCCGAAGGTCCTCCTCCTCGACGAGCCACTCAGCAACCTCGACGCCAAGCTCCGTCTCGAGATGCGCTCGGAGATAAGGCGCATACAGCGCGAGCTGGGAATAACCGTCATCTACGTCACCCACGACCAGGAGGAGGCAATGGCAATAAGCGACAGGATTGCCGTCATGAACGTCGGAACTGTCGAGCAGGTCGGAACTCCCAAGGAGATATACGAGAGCCCTAGGACAGAGTTCGTTGCCAGCTTTATGGGCAAGACCAACGTCATCCCGGCTAAAGTCGTCGAGAGGAACGGAGACAGGGTCACCGTCGAGTTCGAGGGCATAAGGCTCGATGGCCTCTACTACACCGAGAAGAGCGACAAGGTCGTTATCGTCATAAGACCCGAGAGGATAAAGCTCAAGCCCATCGAGAACGCGGTCTCATTCACCGGAACAGTGGACCTCATCGAGTACTACGGCTTCTTCGTCGAGGTCGTCGGCCTCTTCGGGGAGACGAGGATTATCTCCAGAACAATCAGCGACAAGGAAGTTGCCCACCTCAGGCCGCTCCAAGAGGTCACCTTCTACGTTGACAGGGACGACATAATCGTTCTTCCAAAGCAGCAGCTTTAA
- a CDS encoding DEAD/DEAH box helicase, with protein MLFVIRPGRKKNELEAFFIENEPEKLSAMKNLKADKIYRFIMRDGRLFKVLEGSQYRNPKEIEKALRQARIVLVNADEWEDYFKRRLQNKRVEKAELCRLCLLEGKITVLTEGNRIKYHSEYICERCAEDELKRELRFRFKSVAMFDQAKKLLERFRDLDKVLYAFDPRFDPTRHPEVTKWDELKAKHVRVEKLKVDELNLPGKFKSVLKSEGVSELLPVQSLAIKHGLLEGESLLVVSATASGKTLIGELAGVPKAMEGRKMLFLVPLVALANQKYEDFKRRYSKLGLRVAIRVGMSRIKTKDELVVVDTGIDADIIVGTYEGIDYLLRAGRKIGNVGTIVIDEIHTLDDEERGPRLDGLIARLRKLYPNAQFIGLSATIGNPEELAKELGLKLVLYDERSVDLERHIIIVRNESEKWRHIANLCRAEASRKSRQGYKGQSIVFTFSRKRTHELAAYLTSKGLKAKPYHSGLPYRQRKLTEMEFQAQMLDVVVTTAALGAGVDFPASQVIFESLAMGNKWLSVREFHQMLGRAGRPLYHEKGKVYLIVEPGRKYSAQMESSEDEIAFKLLTAPIEPVVVEWSDELEQDNVLAHACVFNRLDVIEDVQSKCLGANQSAEKVLEKLEEYDFVRLKGSLVDVTPYGRAVSMSFLLPKEATFIRDNLGKKPAQWIAVKLLPFENLYLSGTLQRELEGAVRGRLSANVFSPSFASILEELDKVIPELSPNAAERLFTIYQEFFMCPEDDCTDYAMERVSSLIIELRRNGKHPTQIAEHFRKVYGLIVYPGDVFTWLDGIVRKLEAIERIARVFRVRSTENEAKLLRREIEEGRILGRGHRTEPKDRTHRR; from the coding sequence ATGCTCTTCGTCATCAGACCAGGAAGAAAGAAGAACGAGCTCGAAGCTTTTTTCATCGAGAACGAGCCCGAGAAGCTCTCAGCAATGAAGAACCTCAAGGCGGATAAGATTTACCGCTTCATCATGCGAGACGGCAGGCTCTTCAAGGTTCTGGAGGGAAGCCAGTACAGAAACCCGAAGGAAATCGAGAAGGCTCTTCGCCAGGCCAGAATCGTCTTAGTAAACGCCGACGAGTGGGAGGACTACTTCAAAAGGCGCCTCCAGAACAAGAGGGTTGAGAAGGCCGAACTCTGCCGCCTCTGCCTCCTTGAGGGTAAAATCACCGTTTTGACCGAAGGTAACAGGATAAAATACCACAGCGAGTACATCTGCGAGCGCTGCGCCGAGGACGAGCTGAAGAGGGAGCTCCGTTTCAGGTTCAAGAGCGTGGCCATGTTTGACCAGGCGAAGAAGCTCCTCGAACGCTTTAGGGATCTTGACAAGGTTCTCTACGCCTTTGACCCCCGCTTCGACCCAACGAGGCATCCGGAGGTTACCAAGTGGGATGAGCTCAAGGCCAAGCACGTAAGGGTTGAGAAGCTCAAAGTGGACGAGCTGAATCTCCCCGGGAAGTTTAAATCCGTTCTCAAGTCAGAGGGCGTTAGCGAGCTCCTTCCCGTTCAGAGCTTGGCTATAAAGCACGGGCTCTTAGAGGGAGAGAGCTTACTCGTGGTCTCTGCAACTGCCAGCGGCAAGACGCTCATAGGTGAGTTGGCAGGCGTTCCCAAGGCGATGGAAGGTAGAAAGATGCTCTTCCTCGTCCCTCTTGTCGCCTTGGCCAATCAGAAGTATGAAGATTTTAAGAGGCGCTACTCCAAGCTCGGCCTCCGCGTGGCGATAAGGGTCGGCATGAGCAGGATTAAAACGAAGGACGAGCTTGTAGTTGTAGATACGGGTATCGATGCCGACATAATAGTCGGAACCTACGAGGGAATTGACTACCTCCTGAGGGCGGGGAGAAAGATTGGCAACGTGGGAACCATTGTCATAGATGAGATACACACCCTCGACGACGAAGAGCGCGGGCCGAGGCTTGATGGCCTGATAGCCCGCTTGAGGAAGCTCTATCCCAATGCTCAGTTCATAGGCCTGAGTGCCACCATAGGTAATCCCGAGGAGCTTGCCAAAGAGCTCGGGCTTAAGCTCGTCCTCTACGACGAAAGGTCCGTCGATTTGGAAAGGCACATAATCATTGTCAGAAACGAGAGCGAGAAGTGGAGGCATATAGCGAATCTCTGCCGTGCTGAGGCGAGTAGAAAGTCGCGGCAGGGCTACAAGGGTCAGAGCATAGTCTTCACGTTCTCGCGCAAGAGGACGCATGAGCTTGCCGCTTACCTCACGAGTAAGGGGCTCAAGGCGAAGCCCTACCACTCCGGCTTACCTTACAGACAGAGAAAGCTCACCGAGATGGAGTTTCAGGCTCAGATGCTCGACGTTGTAGTTACCACAGCCGCCCTTGGGGCAGGCGTTGACTTCCCCGCTTCACAGGTCATCTTTGAGAGCCTCGCCATGGGCAACAAGTGGCTGAGCGTTAGGGAGTTCCACCAGATGCTCGGCCGCGCTGGAAGGCCGCTCTACCACGAAAAGGGTAAGGTTTACCTAATCGTAGAGCCTGGGAGGAAGTACTCGGCCCAGATGGAGAGCTCCGAGGATGAGATTGCGTTCAAGCTGCTCACCGCCCCAATTGAGCCCGTCGTCGTTGAGTGGAGCGACGAGCTCGAACAGGACAACGTTCTCGCCCACGCCTGCGTCTTCAATCGTCTCGACGTCATCGAGGACGTGCAAAGTAAATGCCTCGGCGCCAACCAGAGTGCCGAGAAGGTTCTGGAGAAGCTGGAGGAGTACGACTTCGTCCGCCTTAAGGGCTCCCTCGTCGATGTCACCCCCTACGGAAGGGCCGTGAGCATGAGCTTCCTCCTGCCCAAGGAGGCAACCTTCATAAGGGACAACCTCGGAAAGAAGCCTGCCCAGTGGATAGCCGTCAAGCTACTCCCCTTCGAGAACCTGTATTTGAGCGGAACGCTCCAGAGGGAGCTTGAGGGTGCAGTTAGGGGGAGGCTGAGTGCGAACGTCTTCTCACCGAGCTTCGCGTCGATTCTGGAAGAGCTTGATAAGGTCATCCCCGAGCTCAGCCCCAACGCCGCTGAAAGGCTCTTCACGATCTATCAGGAGTTCTTTATGTGTCCTGAGGACGACTGCACCGACTACGCCATGGAGCGCGTTAGCAGCCTGATAATCGAGCTGAGGAGGAACGGTAAGCACCCGACCCAGATAGCAGAGCACTTCAGGAAGGTCTACGGCCTCATCGTTTATCCGGGCGACGTCTTCACGTGGCTTGACGGCATAGTCAGAAAGCTTGAAGCCATCGAGAGGATAGCAAGGGTTTTCAGAGTGAGGAGCACGGAGAACGAGGCAAAGCTTCTCAGGAGGGAGATTGAGGAGGGAAGAATCCTGGGCAGAGGCCATCGAACCGAACCGAAGGATCGGACTCACCGCAGGTAG
- a CDS encoding CGP-CTERM sorting domain-containing protein, producing MRKAAIILAVFVFFGVFGFAMASATTIGVDLSHGESDKGLAVLTDKDGNVLAEGMIKTISDVNWVYIGDPAMADTLGIQNVGDKITYDAIKDVDFLILGQPSQAFSPDEIQALVQWWNDGNRILWVAADSDYGDGPNRIDFADTVLDAIGANLRVDQASVEDATSNAGAGYRVIGLVNPDPDTPEKDMITKDLANGGKVLFHGPGVVAYVDDSGNWKPLPVGGGIENIYVIVTSSDDGQIVENTDPAANAYTAGDTGKFPLMAVQLFPDKKNVLIVSGETPYGGYEPMWAPEYHDVKLDGPQFVTNFIHWAITVQQNLGQETATESEGTSSTCGPAALVGLALIPLALYRRRK from the coding sequence ATGAGGAAGGCTGCAATAATACTTGCGGTGTTTGTTTTCTTTGGTGTTTTTGGATTTGCCATGGCCAGTGCTACAACCATTGGCGTCGACCTCTCCCACGGTGAAAGCGACAAGGGTCTCGCTGTTTTGACCGACAAGGACGGCAACGTCCTCGCAGAGGGAATGATCAAGACTATCAGCGACGTTAACTGGGTCTACATTGGTGACCCGGCTATGGCCGACACCCTTGGAATTCAGAACGTCGGTGACAAGATAACCTATGACGCCATCAAGGATGTCGACTTCCTCATCCTCGGACAGCCGAGCCAGGCCTTCAGCCCGGACGAGATACAGGCCCTCGTCCAGTGGTGGAACGACGGCAACAGGATTCTCTGGGTGGCTGCGGACTCTGACTACGGTGACGGTCCGAACAGGATTGACTTCGCCGATACGGTTCTCGATGCCATCGGTGCCAACCTCAGAGTTGACCAGGCTTCAGTTGAAGACGCTACCAGCAACGCTGGAGCTGGCTACCGTGTCATTGGTCTTGTTAACCCTGATCCGGACACCCCTGAGAAGGACATGATAACCAAGGACCTCGCCAACGGCGGAAAGGTCCTCTTCCACGGCCCGGGCGTCGTTGCCTACGTTGACGACAGCGGCAACTGGAAGCCGCTTCCAGTCGGCGGTGGAATCGAGAATATCTACGTTATAGTCACCAGCAGCGATGATGGTCAGATCGTTGAGAACACCGACCCAGCAGCCAATGCCTACACCGCCGGTGACACCGGCAAGTTCCCACTCATGGCGGTTCAGCTCTTCCCGGACAAGAAGAACGTCCTCATAGTCAGCGGTGAGACCCCCTACGGCGGCTATGAGCCGATGTGGGCCCCAGAGTACCACGACGTCAAGCTTGACGGCCCGCAGTTTGTCACCAACTTCATCCACTGGGCCATAACTGTCCAGCAAAACCTTGGCCAGGAGACTGCAACGGAGAGTGAGGGAACCAGCAGCACCTGCGGTCCTGCTGCTCTGGTCGGCCTTGCCCTCATACCGCTTGCCCTCTACAGGAGGAGGAAGTGA
- a CDS encoding iron ABC transporter permease, which yields MKVSKWSERLFGTPIFDPVVTASFLFPLLYLIAFLIIPVLAMLAVAFEYNGQFSFHWFTSILTSNYYISFRPEGTFVELITMPNGEQIYYVQGIDFGVILNSIIVSLSVMILTTILGTIFAFVMARYDFPGKNIVRILLFVPLLVTPFVNVFIVKKMFLPNGLINWLFYDMLHIFPHRIVIDGLVGVIVAQTMTYYPIVYLNAYASFINIDPTLEEQAENLGSGGFHLFRTVTFPLALPGIAAGATLVGIFSLEDLAAPIVFQGNPLARKLMSFQIYSAFTSGFNVGSPQLAALALIMLTIAILMFLGIRKYVSMRQYAMLSKGGRWKPRVAKPKPWQAALIYLVVMPALLISIFPQAGVILLAFSERWAGTWPEGFTLQHIQSIITQPDIERVIMNSVMYSTAAIVVIILLSLTASYASSRFKKSKLGPVLDSLATIPIAVPGIVIAMSYFFFFAKVFPDTPLDPTNLLGFNPAMVLILAYSIRRLPFAARSISAGIQQVHVSLEEAALNLGASRWKALTGILIPLILLNLLGGAMLSFVYCMSETSVGITLGSINPDYYPITARMVELMTSAVGSANLAAALGVFLMTVQIIAIVLANLITKQKYSFIGLT from the coding sequence ATGAAGGTTAGCAAATGGAGCGAGAGGCTCTTTGGAACGCCGATATTTGACCCAGTTGTTACCGCGTCGTTCTTGTTTCCGCTCTTATATCTGATAGCGTTTCTCATAATTCCAGTGCTGGCAATGCTCGCAGTAGCCTTCGAGTACAACGGCCAGTTCTCCTTCCACTGGTTCACGAGCATACTGACGTCAAATTACTACATCAGCTTCCGCCCAGAGGGAACCTTCGTGGAGCTCATAACTATGCCCAACGGCGAGCAGATATATTACGTCCAGGGCATTGACTTTGGAGTGATCCTGAACTCAATAATAGTCTCACTAAGCGTCATGATCCTCACGACAATTCTTGGAACAATATTCGCCTTCGTGATGGCGCGCTACGACTTTCCTGGCAAGAACATTGTTAGAATCCTGCTCTTCGTCCCGCTGCTCGTCACACCCTTCGTCAACGTCTTCATAGTCAAGAAGATGTTCCTCCCCAACGGCCTTATCAACTGGCTGTTCTACGACATGCTACACATCTTCCCGCACAGAATCGTCATAGACGGCCTAGTCGGCGTTATAGTTGCACAGACGATGACCTACTATCCGATAGTCTACCTCAACGCCTACGCAAGCTTCATCAACATCGACCCGACCCTCGAAGAGCAGGCTGAGAACCTCGGAAGCGGTGGGTTCCACCTCTTCAGGACGGTTACCTTCCCCCTGGCCCTGCCCGGAATAGCGGCGGGAGCGACCCTTGTCGGTATATTCAGCCTCGAGGACCTGGCCGCACCGATAGTCTTCCAGGGCAATCCACTCGCCAGGAAGCTCATGTCTTTCCAGATTTACAGCGCCTTCACCAGCGGATTCAACGTCGGAAGTCCCCAGCTGGCTGCCCTTGCGCTCATAATGCTCACCATAGCCATCCTCATGTTCCTTGGAATAAGGAAGTACGTGAGCATGAGGCAGTACGCCATGCTCAGTAAGGGTGGAAGGTGGAAGCCCCGTGTTGCAAAGCCCAAGCCCTGGCAGGCGGCCCTCATATACCTCGTCGTCATGCCCGCCCTCCTGATATCAATATTCCCCCAGGCCGGTGTGATCCTTCTTGCCTTCAGCGAGCGCTGGGCGGGGACTTGGCCAGAGGGGTTCACCCTCCAGCACATTCAGAGTATAATCACCCAGCCTGACATCGAAAGGGTCATCATGAACAGCGTCATGTACTCCACCGCGGCCATAGTCGTCATAATCCTACTCTCGCTGACTGCTTCCTACGCCTCCAGCAGGTTCAAGAAGAGCAAGCTGGGACCGGTTCTCGACAGCCTCGCCACGATTCCGATAGCAGTTCCAGGTATCGTCATAGCTATGAGCTATTTCTTCTTCTTCGCCAAAGTGTTCCCGGATACGCCGCTCGACCCCACCAACCTGCTCGGCTTCAACCCGGCGATGGTGCTTATACTGGCCTACTCCATTAGGCGTCTGCCCTTCGCGGCACGCTCTATCTCCGCAGGAATCCAGCAGGTGCATGTGTCCCTTGAGGAGGCTGCCCTCAACCTTGGCGCCAGCAGGTGGAAGGCCCTCACAGGGATACTGATCCCACTGATACTCCTGAACCTCCTCGGAGGAGCGATGCTCAGCTTCGTCTACTGTATGAGCGAGACCAGCGTCGGTATTACCCTCGGTTCCATCAACCCGGACTACTATCCGATAACGGCCAGAATGGTCGAGCTGATGACGAGCGCCGTTGGAAGCGCCAACCTCGCGGCTGCCCTGGGTGTCTTCCTCATGACTGTTCAGATAATAGCCATAGTACTGGCCAACCTGATAACCAAGCAGAAGTACTCATTCATCGGTCTAACCTGA
- a CDS encoding DUF447 domain-containing protein, protein MLELFNEGQVYEVLLVTHSNATPVGVVRKGGILNFKLFGGRSAEELKTHPYASIQVTNDVELLVKLGLNIPVEVEFMDRKPYRWIKGLPGVYGEVTLVEEIHEDELGKTTVLRCFLRPDGVIEGSLPPRPISRADYLLLEMAVDLTRLFVATRSLKVEAARKLYERIWLNYHMYKRFGGNSEIAEKMMGWAVSSLRWNP, encoded by the coding sequence ATGCTCGAACTCTTCAACGAGGGACAGGTTTACGAGGTTCTCCTGGTTACGCACTCCAATGCCACTCCTGTAGGCGTGGTCAGAAAAGGGGGAATCCTCAACTTCAAGCTCTTTGGTGGGAGAAGTGCTGAGGAGCTGAAAACCCATCCATATGCCTCGATTCAGGTAACGAACGACGTCGAGCTCTTGGTTAAGCTCGGACTGAACATTCCTGTGGAAGTTGAGTTTATGGATAGAAAGCCGTATCGCTGGATTAAAGGTCTTCCAGGGGTTTATGGGGAGGTTACGCTCGTGGAGGAAATTCATGAGGATGAGCTCGGAAAGACCACCGTTCTCAGATGCTTCCTCAGACCAGATGGTGTTATAGAAGGTTCTCTTCCTCCCAGACCCATAAGCCGTGCCGATTACCTCCTCCTTGAAATGGCTGTTGACCTAACGAGGCTCTTCGTTGCCACGAGGAGCCTGAAGGTTGAAGCCGCAAGGAAACTCTACGAGAGGATATGGTTAAACTACCATATGTACAAACGCTTCGGCGGAAATTCCGAAATTGCCGAGAAGATGATGGGATGGGCAGTCTCGTCGCTCAGATGGAACCCCTGA